The Formosa sp. Hel1_33_131 genome window below encodes:
- a CDS encoding DUF3078 domain-containing protein, protein MKKFILVFALITQFHSLYAQEEPTTETTEKPVWTRGGSFTFLLNQSAFENWVAGGVSSISGTVGINYDINYLKGDWSWDNKIIASFGITKIKEQDIKKSDDRLEWNSVLGKKAKGYWFYSAFVNFKTQFTDDLDSDTEGPTKFLSPGYLQIGPGMLWKKSENLKVNIAPATTKLIVVDKNLTLPDAAYFGVEEGKSTRFEFGASVGAYYKFDLMKNISMENTLNLYSNYLEDPQNVDLDYTMNLVMNINKYISTTLAYQTIYDDNAFEGLQTRQVFGLGVNYNF, encoded by the coding sequence ATGAAAAAATTTATTTTAGTATTCGCTCTCATTACTCAATTCCACAGTCTGTACGCGCAAGAGGAGCCCACAACGGAAACTACCGAAAAACCCGTTTGGACTAGAGGTGGTAGCTTTACATTTTTATTAAACCAGTCTGCATTTGAAAACTGGGTTGCCGGAGGAGTTAGTAGTATTTCTGGAACTGTTGGCATCAACTATGATATTAATTATCTTAAAGGCGATTGGTCTTGGGACAATAAAATCATTGCGTCTTTTGGAATTACGAAGATTAAAGAGCAAGACATTAAAAAATCGGATGACCGTTTGGAATGGAATTCTGTGTTAGGAAAAAAAGCAAAAGGCTATTGGTTCTACTCTGCATTCGTCAATTTTAAAACACAATTTACAGATGATTTAGACAGTGATACGGAAGGTCCTACCAAGTTTTTATCTCCTGGATATTTACAGATAGGTCCTGGTATGCTTTGGAAAAAAAGCGAAAATTTAAAGGTGAATATCGCCCCTGCCACCACCAAATTAATTGTTGTCGATAAAAACCTTACCCTTCCAGACGCTGCTTATTTTGGCGTGGAAGAAGGAAAAAGCACCCGTTTTGAGTTTGGTGCTTCTGTAGGTGCCTATTATAAATTTGATTTGATGAAAAACATTTCCATGGAAAACACCTTGAATCTTTATTCAAATTATTTGGAAGACCCACAAAATGTCGATCTTGACTATACCATGAATTTAGTCATGAACATTAACAAATACATCTCAACTACTCTGGCATATCAAACCATTTATGATGACAATGCTTTTGAAGGTTTACAAACCCGACAAGTGTTTGGATTGGGAGTCAATTATAATTTCTAA